A genomic window from Zerene cesonia ecotype Mississippi unplaced genomic scaffold, Zerene_cesonia_1.1 Zces_u008, whole genome shotgun sequence includes:
- the LOC119839116 gene encoding protein tipE-like: MRGGSSERLVVRAKRRRGDTRARLTRYITISLAAVLGGGSSALLFLVPLYADPALSALAADFDPVPAECVTERRDDRLGLDNCTWASCREGCTSDAYKCIQLHVKYKAYAEDWRPAVLYVNIKGCGYPPVVNCENFTLNYGYVGARYPCFWSRADTTVVVPRWSRGEQVATVTRTLALPLFLSGCAGIGLCALHCECRPRRKRRPPRRPPRLPTLSIDDTTVYRLA; this comes from the coding sequence ATGCGTGGTGGAAGTTCAGAAAGACTGGTCGTACGAGCCAAGCGTAGAAGAGGAGATACGCGCGCCAGACTCACAcgatatataacaatttcattgGCAGCAGTGCTCGGTGGAGGCAGTTCAGCATTACTTTTTCTTGTGCCTCTTTACGCAGACCCAGCGCTGAGCGCTTTAGCCGCTGACTTCGATCCGGTCCCTGCGGAATGCGTAACAGAGAGACGGGACGACAGGCTCGGACTCGACAACTGCACTTGGGCGTCCTGCCGAGAAGGATGCACTAGCGAtgcatataaatgtattcaacTACATGTCAAATACAAAGCATACGCCGAGGATTGGCGTCCGGCTGTactgtatgtaaatataaagggATGTGGTTATCCGCCAGTTGTGAATTGTGAGAATTTTACACTCAACTACGGCTATGTGGGCGCCAGGTATCCATGTTTCTGGTCCCGAGCGGACACCACAGTCGTGGTGCCTAGATGGTCGAGAGGTGAGCAAGTAGCCACAGTGACGAGGACACTAGCTCTGCCGCTCTTTCTGTCTGGATGCGCGGGAATTGGTCTATGCGCTTTGCACTGCGAATGTCGACCGCGACGCAAGCGGCGACCACCGCGCAGGCCTCCGCGTCTCCCAACGCTGTCCATCGACGACACAACCGTATACCGGCTGGCCTAG